In Spirosoma aureum, a single genomic region encodes these proteins:
- a CDS encoding glycosyltransferase family 2 protein, translating to MFNNKKVIVVMPAYRAALTLERTYREIPFDLVDDVILVDDASPDNTVDVARQLGIRHVIRHDRNKGYGGNQKTCYAKALELGADIVVMLHPDYQYTPMLLPAMISIIGNGLYPVVFASRILGKGALKGGMPMYKYIANRFLTFAQNLLMNQKLSEYHTGYRAFSGEVLRSLDFTHNSDDFIFDNEMIAQIFYKGYEIAEVTCPTKYFEEASSINFRRSSIYGLGVLRTSLLYFFTKLGLMRWKILT from the coding sequence ATGTTTAATAATAAAAAAGTTATTGTGGTAATGCCCGCTTATCGGGCAGCACTAACGCTTGAGCGTACATACCGGGAAATTCCGTTTGATCTTGTCGATGATGTAATTCTGGTAGACGATGCCAGTCCTGATAATACCGTTGACGTTGCCCGGCAGTTGGGAATCCGGCACGTTATCCGGCATGACCGGAATAAAGGCTACGGCGGTAATCAAAAAACATGTTATGCCAAAGCCCTGGAGCTGGGAGCTGATATTGTTGTGATGTTGCATCCTGATTACCAGTATACACCCATGCTGCTACCCGCCATGATCTCGATCATTGGTAACGGGCTTTATCCGGTCGTTTTTGCGTCGAGGATTTTGGGAAAAGGGGCGCTCAAAGGGGGCATGCCAATGTACAAATACATCGCCAACAGATTTCTGACCTTTGCGCAGAACCTGTTGATGAATCAGAAGCTGTCGGAATATCACACGGGCTACCGGGCTTTTTCAGGGGAAGTATTGCGAAGTTTGGACTTTACGCATAATTCCGACGATTTCATTTTTGATAACGAGATGATCGCCCAGATTTTCTACAAGGGGTATGAGATTGCCGAAGTTACCTGTCCGACAAAATACTTTGAGGAAGCCTCGTCGATCAACTTCCGTAGAAGCTCCATCTATGGCTTAGGCGTTCTTCGAACCTCCCTGTTGTATTTTTTTACAAAACTGGGACTAATGCGCTGGAAGATTCTGACGTAG
- a CDS encoding TerC/Alx family metal homeostasis membrane protein produces MLSNETVFFLAFATFVLLIMAVDLGAFTKQKSHIVEFKEAAIWSTIWVALSIAFYFFLQQFGYLVHGITDMARLEEIRNRYAEHVKLIPNNFPASLANFQANMSLEYITGYLVEYSLSADNIFVFILIFNSFGVHQRFYKKILVWGILGAIILRFIFIFLGSALIQRFEWIMYLFGAFLVYTGVQLFFQGDEDEKIEPSKHPVVRFASKYLNVYHRNVTDNFFVRRKSDRKLFVTPLFIIVIVVAFTDLVFAVDSIPAIFSITKDPYIVFFSNVFAIMGLRSMFFFLSSIMSKFRFLKVGLAVLLTFIGVKMLTEHWLAEIGFQPVYSLYIIVGILSVSILASWLIPEKSPNPDS; encoded by the coding sequence ATGCTCTCCAACGAAACTGTATTTTTCCTCGCATTCGCTACGTTTGTTCTGCTCATCATGGCCGTTGACCTGGGAGCATTTACCAAACAAAAGAGTCACATTGTCGAATTTAAAGAAGCAGCAATCTGGAGTACGATTTGGGTTGCTCTTTCTATTGCCTTCTACTTTTTTCTACAACAATTCGGTTATCTCGTCCATGGCATTACCGACATGGCCCGGCTTGAGGAAATCCGAAACCGCTACGCTGAACACGTCAAATTAATCCCTAACAATTTTCCGGCCAGTTTAGCAAACTTCCAGGCAAATATGTCACTGGAATACATAACAGGTTATTTGGTCGAGTATTCTCTTTCTGCCGACAATATTTTCGTATTTATTCTGATTTTCAATTCGTTTGGTGTTCACCAGCGTTTTTACAAAAAAATTCTGGTCTGGGGAATTCTGGGAGCCATCATTCTACGGTTTATCTTCATTTTTCTCGGCTCAGCGCTGATTCAACGGTTCGAGTGGATCATGTATCTGTTCGGTGCCTTTCTGGTCTATACGGGTGTTCAGTTGTTTTTTCAGGGCGATGAAGACGAGAAAATTGAGCCTTCCAAACACCCCGTTGTTCGATTCGCCAGTAAATACCTGAATGTTTATCACCGAAACGTGACGGACAATTTCTTCGTCCGCCGTAAGTCTGATCGAAAGCTGTTTGTCACACCCCTGTTTATCATTGTCATTGTCGTGGCGTTTACCGATCTGGTCTTTGCCGTTGACTCTATACCGGCCATTTTCTCGATTACGAAAGATCCTTACATCGTCTTCTTCTCGAACGTTTTTGCCATCATGGGCCTTCGTTCCATGTTCTTTTTCCTGTCGAGTATCATGAGCAAGTTCAGGTTCCTCAAAGTCGGCCTGGCGGTTCTCTTAACGTTTATCGGCGTTAAGATGCTCACTGAACACTGGCTGGCGGAGATAGGCTTCCAACCGGTTTATTCCCTTTATATTATTGTCGGTATTTTAAGTGTAAGTATTCTGGCATCCTGGCTGATACCTGAAAAAAGTCCGAACCCAGATTCTTAA
- a CDS encoding AAA domain-containing protein codes for MKIDQNRQQVQTILRAFRRRLTNLSSRNRSLLLTSLPAGQFLDLHETDFLLNKSSFTLIADLIGRKASLTISEVLDPRQERSNEVSQKIRRIARTATFITEERGTEDLYIGWPFVRGKFLDDTVVHAPLLFFPVQIEQQGKFWKLIRRGDEFAFLNPTFALAYGQFNQVKISDEVLEKPLDDFDRDALNFRTQLYEWLKSSPLEINFNQNLFVDTLQFFDKQTAKSLGQLERIGELKLYSEAVLGIFPQAGSFLVPDYDALLARDEELDADNDEFQGLFPSALSFSTSPFLSENKIHTPLPLDASQEVALRAVKSGQSLVVQGPPGTGKSQLIANLMADAAAGGKRVLLVCQKRAALDVVQERLRQVGMAPFLALIHDFQDDRRALYAQIAGQVEQLDSYRQKNNSLNAVLLERDFDQESRRIDEAVTELQAFKEALFNVNECGVSAKELYLTTNPDGPSIPLEESYPHFPVNTVDNFLRRLGAYVDYQQRLESNHLWSQRVSFSSFAPLDLAKADQTIKQWSETAQMAIEQTSILLGQSPSLPQLTDWLSNDWGLTALLSLLDDTNETEFWPIIHYLRSTPNHPAFNSGEIQLETLADDWEEALVSPGPELTLSMAEIPAFELMVADALQARPSWVRWNWWQLTSAGKTQLQAVAASNQLTLSERDLQTLRIRVAKRIQFETIKRQISPLIANLPLAETPAGLRLLRRAIHFVERLKTIRVLNQLPISAWLTSLTFRDTIARLLSTAGMVDQQRITSQKYLPDSQLEAIWQNHSLADLLRQSLRQDFDLLVEADRLKEGFSEIEQLVVEQLGSKNPAEWVETFTNSLRLAWLDHLERKYPELRSVSSLKMRHTEDALQESVQRKQTLSRDILLMKLREQTYRNLTFNRLNNIVTYRDLLHQTTKKRNIWPVRKLMESFAEEVFKLVPCWLASPESVSAMFPLREGLFDLVIFDEASQCFAENGIPAMFRAKQVVVTGDNQQLRPSDLYRVQLDDPEAVDETLPTALEVESLLELAAQQLPQISLTEHYRSRSLDLITFSNQHFYQNKLQLLPYFNDANRHEPAIRYLNVKGIWDKNANLAEAEAVLELLDQIALEMPGRSVGVVTFNYPQQQLIQDMLESKSAGMSNLSSADSERDFPAPLLVKNIENVQGDERDIIIFSIGYAPDERGRLSMQFGSLNTKGGANRLNVAVTRARERVYVVTSLWPEQLKVTEAAHEGPRLLRSYLEYALNVAKGGFEPYYQANPTPAINSLLKVQLEVQHPDWQPELPFADLTVKADGVYESLVLTDDEAYYQQSLKQSHAYLPIALRARNWPFQRFWSREFWRSAGN; via the coding sequence GTGAAAATCGATCAAAATCGCCAGCAGGTTCAGACCATACTCCGTGCGTTCCGACGACGGCTGACTAATCTTAGCAGCCGTAATCGATCCTTGTTATTGACAAGCTTACCAGCCGGGCAATTTCTAGACCTGCACGAAACTGATTTTCTGCTTAACAAATCATCCTTTACCCTGATTGCTGATCTTATTGGTCGGAAAGCATCCCTGACAATAAGTGAGGTGCTTGACCCCCGGCAGGAACGCAGCAATGAAGTAAGTCAAAAAATCAGACGTATTGCCCGGACGGCTACGTTCATAACCGAAGAACGCGGCACGGAGGATTTATACATTGGCTGGCCATTTGTACGGGGTAAATTCCTGGATGATACCGTCGTTCATGCACCGCTTCTTTTTTTCCCTGTGCAAATTGAACAACAGGGTAAGTTCTGGAAACTGATACGGCGAGGTGACGAATTTGCTTTTCTTAACCCGACGTTTGCGTTGGCTTATGGGCAATTTAATCAGGTCAAAATTTCAGACGAAGTCCTTGAAAAACCGCTGGATGATTTTGACCGCGATGCGCTCAATTTTCGTACGCAGCTTTACGAGTGGCTCAAATCCAGTCCGCTGGAAATCAACTTCAATCAGAATCTTTTCGTCGATACCCTCCAGTTTTTTGATAAACAGACGGCCAAAAGCCTTGGTCAACTGGAGCGCATAGGTGAATTAAAACTCTATTCTGAAGCTGTTTTGGGCATTTTTCCTCAGGCCGGATCGTTTTTAGTACCCGATTATGATGCGCTTCTGGCAAGAGACGAGGAGCTGGATGCAGACAATGACGAATTTCAGGGATTATTTCCCTCCGCCCTCTCCTTCTCTACATCCCCATTCCTGTCCGAAAACAAAATTCATACTCCTCTGCCGCTCGATGCTTCGCAGGAAGTCGCCTTACGAGCGGTGAAAAGTGGGCAGTCGCTGGTTGTGCAGGGCCCTCCGGGCACCGGTAAGTCTCAGCTGATCGCGAACTTAATGGCCGATGCGGCTGCCGGAGGTAAGCGCGTATTGCTTGTCTGTCAGAAACGGGCTGCGCTGGATGTTGTTCAGGAACGTCTCCGACAGGTCGGTATGGCCCCGTTTCTGGCCCTTATTCATGACTTTCAGGACGACCGTCGCGCACTGTATGCACAGATTGCCGGACAGGTTGAGCAACTGGACAGTTACCGTCAGAAAAACAACAGCCTTAATGCGGTGTTGCTTGAACGGGATTTTGATCAGGAAAGCCGTCGAATTGATGAGGCAGTCACTGAACTTCAAGCATTTAAAGAGGCTCTTTTTAATGTCAATGAGTGCGGAGTTTCTGCCAAGGAACTTTATTTAACGACTAATCCAGATGGTCCTTCGATTCCGCTGGAAGAAAGTTATCCACATTTCCCTGTTAACACTGTGGATAACTTTCTTCGGCGGCTGGGCGCTTATGTAGATTATCAACAACGGCTAGAATCGAACCATCTCTGGAGTCAACGAGTTAGCTTCAGTTCGTTTGCCCCACTGGATTTGGCGAAGGCTGATCAGACTATTAAACAATGGTCTGAGACGGCACAAATGGCAATTGAACAAACAAGTATTCTTCTAGGCCAATCGCCCTCTCTACCTCAATTAACTGACTGGTTATCAAATGATTGGGGGTTAACCGCGTTACTGTCTCTGCTCGATGACACCAATGAGACAGAATTCTGGCCAATTATACACTATCTGCGAAGCACTCCTAACCATCCTGCTTTTAATAGTGGTGAGATTCAGCTCGAAACATTGGCCGATGATTGGGAAGAAGCGCTGGTTTCTCCAGGCCCCGAATTGACGCTATCGATGGCTGAAATTCCAGCATTTGAGCTAATGGTAGCCGACGCATTACAGGCTCGCCCGTCCTGGGTACGCTGGAATTGGTGGCAGTTAACCAGTGCAGGCAAAACCCAGCTTCAGGCTGTAGCGGCTTCCAATCAGTTGACCCTGTCAGAAAGAGATCTGCAAACGCTTCGGATCCGGGTAGCAAAACGAATCCAGTTCGAGACGATTAAGCGGCAAATTAGCCCGCTGATAGCCAATCTGCCGCTAGCTGAGACCCCTGCCGGTTTACGGCTTCTTCGTCGGGCGATTCACTTTGTTGAACGGTTAAAAACGATTCGGGTACTCAATCAATTGCCGATATCAGCCTGGCTTACAAGCCTTACATTTCGTGATACTATTGCCCGCTTGCTCTCAACGGCAGGTATGGTCGATCAGCAACGAATCACTTCACAGAAATATCTACCTGACTCCCAGTTGGAAGCAATCTGGCAGAACCACTCATTGGCCGATCTCCTTCGTCAATCGCTCCGTCAGGATTTTGACTTACTGGTGGAGGCAGACCGGCTCAAAGAAGGGTTTTCAGAAATTGAACAACTGGTCGTTGAACAACTGGGTTCCAAGAATCCAGCCGAATGGGTCGAGACGTTCACGAACTCCCTTCGCTTAGCCTGGCTCGATCACCTGGAGCGTAAATATCCTGAACTCCGCAGTGTTTCTTCGCTGAAAATGAGGCACACTGAAGATGCCCTACAGGAAAGCGTTCAGCGTAAACAGACGCTTAGTCGTGATATCCTGCTTATGAAACTTCGGGAGCAAACCTACCGTAATCTGACCTTCAATCGACTCAACAACATTGTAACCTACCGCGATCTGCTTCATCAAACAACCAAGAAGCGAAACATCTGGCCCGTTCGGAAACTAATGGAGTCGTTTGCCGAGGAGGTTTTTAAACTTGTGCCCTGCTGGCTTGCCTCACCCGAATCAGTATCGGCAATGTTCCCGCTTCGCGAAGGGCTTTTCGATCTCGTCATTTTCGACGAAGCTTCCCAGTGCTTCGCAGAAAATGGCATTCCAGCGATGTTTCGGGCTAAGCAGGTCGTTGTCACTGGCGATAATCAACAACTTCGACCTAGTGATCTTTATCGTGTTCAGTTAGACGATCCGGAAGCAGTTGATGAAACGCTTCCGACCGCGCTTGAAGTTGAATCGTTACTTGAATTAGCAGCACAGCAACTGCCGCAGATTTCGCTAACGGAGCACTACCGTAGCCGCTCTCTAGATCTCATCACGTTCTCGAATCAGCATTTTTATCAGAACAAATTACAACTCCTGCCTTATTTCAACGATGCCAATCGGCACGAACCCGCTATCCGTTATTTGAACGTTAAAGGCATCTGGGATAAAAACGCGAATCTCGCCGAAGCCGAAGCCGTTCTGGAACTTCTCGATCAAATCGCCCTTGAAATGCCCGGTCGATCGGTCGGTGTTGTGACGTTTAACTACCCACAACAGCAACTAATTCAGGATATGCTGGAAAGCAAGTCAGCGGGCATGTCTAATCTGTCTTCTGCTGATTCTGAGCGGGACTTTCCGGCACCTTTGCTGGTAAAAAACATCGAAAATGTTCAGGGTGACGAACGGGATATTATTATTTTCTCCATCGGTTATGCTCCTGACGAACGTGGACGGCTTTCGATGCAATTTGGTAGCTTAAATACAAAAGGAGGTGCCAATCGCCTGAACGTAGCTGTCACGCGAGCACGTGAGCGTGTGTATGTTGTTACCAGCCTTTGGCCCGAACAACTTAAGGTGACAGAGGCTGCGCATGAAGGCCCCAGGTTACTGCGCTCGTACCTTGAGTACGCTCTCAATGTAGCCAAGGGAGGTTTTGAACCTTATTATCAGGCCAATCCGACTCCGGCGATCAATTCACTTTTAAAAGTTCAATTAGAAGTACAGCATCCCGATTGGCAGCCCGAACTTCCTTTTGCAGACTTAACGGTTAAAGCTGACGGGGTTTATGAATCGCTTGTTTTAACCGATGATGAGGCCTATTACCAACAGTCGCTGAAGCAATCACACGCCTATTTACCGATTGCGCTTCGAGCCAGGAACTGGCCCTTCCAACGCTTCTGGAGCCGGGAATTCTGGCGATCAGCCGGTAATTAA
- the carA gene encoding glutamine-hydrolyzing carbamoyl-phosphate synthase small subunit, with product MKHTQQPEALLVLQDGTVYRGLALGKKGTAGGEICFNTGMTGYQEIYTDPSYYGQVIINTTSHIGNYGVLNDAEQESNSVKIRGMVCNFFSNIHSRYTADGSLQDYFEKANIVGIHGVDTRQLVRYIRSKGVMNCIISSEILDPVVLLAELHKVPDMEGLELSSEVSTKESYEQGDPDSKLRVAVLDLGVKRSILTNFNERGVFCKVFPAKTPYSELEAWKPNGYFIANGPGDPAAMPYAVETVKQVLDAETPMFGICLGHQILSLASGISTYKMHNGHRGLNHPVKNLITGHCEVTSQNHGFAVRAEEVMDTANVELTHINLNDKTIEGIRRKDKPAFSVQYHPESSPGPHDSRYLFDQFVGMMNE from the coding sequence ATGAAACATACGCAGCAACCTGAGGCCTTGCTTGTTTTGCAAGATGGTACCGTATATCGGGGATTAGCACTTGGTAAAAAAGGTACAGCCGGCGGAGAAATTTGCTTTAATACTGGCATGACCGGGTATCAGGAAATTTACACCGACCCATCTTATTATGGGCAGGTTATTATCAATACCACATCGCACATCGGAAATTACGGTGTGTTGAATGATGCCGAACAGGAGTCTAATAGCGTCAAGATTCGGGGGATGGTTTGTAACTTCTTCTCAAATATCCATTCTCGCTATACGGCCGATGGATCGCTTCAGGATTACTTTGAAAAGGCTAATATTGTTGGTATTCATGGTGTCGATACGCGGCAACTGGTACGCTATATTCGTTCGAAGGGCGTAATGAACTGTATTATCTCGTCTGAAATACTTGATCCGGTCGTTTTATTGGCAGAACTGCATAAAGTGCCCGATATGGAAGGGCTTGAACTTTCATCGGAAGTAAGCACAAAGGAATCGTACGAGCAGGGCGATCCGGATTCAAAGCTTCGGGTAGCAGTTCTGGATTTAGGGGTAAAGCGTAGTATATTGACCAACTTCAATGAGCGTGGTGTATTCTGCAAAGTGTTTCCGGCCAAAACACCATATAGTGAATTAGAAGCCTGGAAGCCGAATGGCTATTTTATTGCCAATGGTCCCGGTGATCCCGCAGCGATGCCTTATGCCGTTGAAACCGTAAAGCAGGTATTGGATGCTGAAACGCCCATGTTTGGTATTTGCCTAGGCCACCAGATCTTATCGCTGGCAAGCGGTATTTCGACCTACAAAATGCATAACGGCCACCGCGGCCTCAATCATCCGGTCAAGAATTTGATTACGGGCCATTGCGAAGTAACGTCGCAAAATCACGGGTTTGCGGTGCGGGCCGAAGAGGTCATGGATACGGCTAATGTTGAGCTTACTCACATTAACCTGAATGATAAAACGATTGAAGGTATTCGTCGGAAAGATAAGCCGGCCTTTTCGGTGCAATACCATCCCGAATCGTCGCCGGGGCCGCATGATTCGCGCTATCTGTTTGATCAGTTTGTTGGCATGATGAATGAATAA
- the rplQ gene encoding 50S ribosomal protein L17 — MRHGKKDNHLSRTHSHREAMLQNLASSLILHKRIETTVAKAKELRKFVEPILTRAKDDTYQNRRVVFQSLTNKETVKELFGAVADKIASRPGGYTRIIKLGNRLGDNAETCLIELVDFNEILISAAAEKAASTTKTRRSRRGSARPAAEAAPAAEATEAPVAEVVAEVAQTTGDDLTLIEGIGPKIAELLNNAGITTFAQLAASEDEAVQQVLADAGSRFNVHDATTWNEQAALARDGKLDELKELQDRLKGGKEE; from the coding sequence ATGAGACACGGTAAAAAAGATAATCACCTAAGCCGGACGCACTCGCACCGCGAAGCGATGTTGCAGAACTTGGCGTCTTCGCTAATCCTGCACAAGCGGATCGAGACGACCGTAGCGAAGGCGAAAGAACTCCGCAAATTTGTGGAGCCTATTTTAACGCGGGCTAAAGACGATACCTACCAGAATCGTCGGGTTGTGTTCCAATCACTGACCAACAAAGAAACCGTAAAAGAACTATTCGGAGCTGTAGCTGATAAAATCGCCAGCCGTCCAGGGGGTTATACCCGGATCATCAAACTGGGTAACCGGTTAGGTGATAATGCCGAAACCTGCCTGATCGAATTAGTTGATTTTAACGAAATTCTGATTTCGGCTGCTGCTGAAAAAGCTGCATCAACGACCAAAACACGTCGTAGCCGTCGTGGTAGTGCTCGCCCAGCGGCTGAAGCTGCTCCTGCCGCCGAAGCGACCGAAGCTCCAGTTGCTGAGGTTGTTGCTGAAGTAGCTCAAACAACGGGTGATGACCTAACACTGATTGAAGGTATCGGACCAAAAATTGCTGAGCTGCTAAACAACGCTGGTATCACTACGTTTGCACAATTAGCTGCTTCAGAAGATGAAGCTGTTCAGCAAGTGCTGGCTGACGCCGGTTCTCGCTTTAACGTCCATGATGCAACAACCTGGAACGAACAGGCTGCTCTGGCACGTGATGGCAAACTAGACGAACTGAAAGAATTACAGGATCGTTTGAAAGGTGGTAAAGAAGAATAA
- a CDS encoding DNA-directed RNA polymerase subunit alpha encodes MSILAFQMPDKVVVEKADDFHGVFEFKPLEKGYGVTIGNALRRILLSSLEGYAITSVKFPGVLHEFSSIEGVVEDVTEIILNLKMVRFKKISDMVDNKITVNIKKQSVLKAGDISKFSPSFEVLNPELEICHIDDTRDLEMEIFVEKGRGYVPADEPRANELPFGHIPIDAIYTPIKNVKYSVENTRVEQKTDYERLLLDIETDGSIHPEEALKGAAYILIQHFMLFSDQTMTFETTKPEEENVVDEEVLHMRKLLKTSLADLDLSVRAYNCLKSADVRTLGDLVRLEISDMMKFRNFGKKSLTELEQLVAEKNLTFGMDVAKYRLDED; translated from the coding sequence ATGTCAATTTTAGCGTTCCAAATGCCCGACAAAGTCGTAGTGGAGAAAGCTGACGACTTTCACGGGGTGTTTGAATTCAAACCCCTTGAAAAAGGATACGGTGTAACAATCGGCAATGCGCTCCGGCGTATTTTGCTGTCATCGCTGGAAGGTTATGCGATCACAAGCGTAAAATTTCCGGGTGTGTTGCACGAATTTTCTTCAATCGAGGGTGTGGTTGAAGACGTGACTGAAATCATTCTGAACCTTAAAATGGTTCGTTTTAAGAAGATTTCAGACATGGTTGACAACAAAATTACGGTCAACATCAAGAAGCAATCAGTCTTAAAGGCTGGTGATATATCCAAATTTTCGCCATCATTCGAAGTGCTGAATCCAGAACTGGAAATCTGCCACATCGATGATACACGGGATCTGGAAATGGAAATCTTCGTGGAAAAAGGTCGTGGCTATGTTCCGGCTGATGAACCACGGGCGAATGAACTTCCGTTTGGCCATATACCCATCGATGCTATCTATACGCCAATTAAAAACGTAAAATATAGCGTTGAAAACACCCGGGTTGAGCAGAAAACAGATTATGAGCGTCTTTTGCTGGACATCGAAACAGATGGTTCGATCCACCCGGAAGAAGCGCTGAAAGGTGCCGCTTATATACTGATTCAGCACTTCATGCTGTTCTCGGATCAGACGATGACGTTTGAGACGACGAAACCTGAAGAAGAAAATGTGGTCGATGAGGAAGTACTGCACATGCGGAAACTGCTCAAAACCTCGTTGGCTGACCTCGACTTGTCTGTTCGTGCTTACAACTGCCTTAAGTCGGCTGATGTGCGCACATTGGGTGATCTTGTTCGGTTAGAAATTTCGGACATGATGAAATTCCGCAACTTCGGTAAGAAGTCATTGACGGAATTGGAACAACTCGTTGCGGAAAAGAACCTGACGTTCGGTATGGACGTCGCTAAGTACAGATTAGACGAAGACTAA
- the rpsD gene encoding 30S ribosomal protein S4 → MARYTGPKAKVSRKFGEPILGPSKALQKKNYGPGMHGRGRKRKQSEYALQLLEKQKVKYTYGILERQFRALFHRAQVREGITGENLLKLCEARLDNTVYRLGIASSRRAARQLVSHKHIIVDGEVVNIPSYSLKPGQLIGVREKSKSLEAVTSSLSARNTKRYNWVEWDNQQLTGKFISYPERDQIPENFNEQAIVELYSK, encoded by the coding sequence ATGGCACGTTACACTGGGCCTAAAGCCAAAGTTTCGCGTAAGTTCGGCGAGCCCATCCTGGGACCGAGCAAGGCGCTCCAAAAGAAAAATTACGGACCGGGTATGCACGGTCGCGGACGCAAACGGAAACAATCCGAATATGCGCTCCAATTGCTCGAGAAGCAAAAAGTAAAATATACCTATGGCATTCTGGAACGCCAGTTCCGGGCATTGTTCCACCGGGCTCAGGTTCGGGAAGGTATCACCGGCGAAAACCTGCTGAAGTTGTGCGAAGCTCGGTTAGATAACACCGTTTATCGCCTTGGTATCGCTTCATCACGTCGGGCAGCTCGCCAGTTAGTATCACACAAGCATATTATTGTTGACGGTGAAGTTGTCAACATTCCTTCTTATTCATTGAAGCCAGGTCAATTGATCGGCGTTCGTGAAAAATCGAAGTCGCTTGAAGCCGTTACTTCTAGCCTGTCAGCTCGTAACACCAAACGTTACAACTGGGTTGAATGGGATAATCAGCAGCTAACGGGTAAGTTCATCAGCTATCCTGAACGGGATCAGATTCCTGAGAACTTCAACGAGCAGGCCATCGTCGAATTATATTCGAAGTAA
- the rpsK gene encoding 30S ribosomal protein S11, giving the protein MAQAKRKDKAKKRVVVVESVGQVHIRATFNNIIISITNMNGQVISWASAGKMGFRGSKKNTPYAAQTAAQNCAAVAHDLGMRKAEVFVKGPGSGRESAIRTIQNSGIEVTTIRDITPLPHNGCRPPKRRRV; this is encoded by the coding sequence ATGGCTCAAGCAAAACGCAAAGACAAAGCGAAAAAGCGGGTGGTAGTTGTTGAATCGGTTGGCCAGGTACACATCCGGGCTACGTTTAACAATATCATCATTTCGATCACCAACATGAACGGCCAGGTAATCTCCTGGGCATCGGCCGGTAAAATGGGCTTCCGTGGCTCTAAAAAAAACACGCCGTATGCTGCTCAGACAGCCGCTCAAAACTGTGCTGCCGTTGCCCACGATCTGGGTATGCGCAAAGCAGAAGTGTTTGTGAAAGGTCCAGGATCAGGTCGTGAATCGGCTATCCGTACCATTCAGAACTCCGGGATCGAAGTAACCACGATTCGTGATATTACCCCGCTGCCGCACAATGGTTGCCGGCCGCCAAAACGTCGTCGCGTATAA
- the rpsM gene encoding 30S ribosomal protein S13, which translates to MARIAGVDIPDKKRGEIALTYIYGIGRSRAKKILTDAGINVDKKASEWSDEEASAVRNAISNEYKVEGQLRSEVQLSIKRLMDIGCYRGLRHRKGLPVRGQHTKNNSRTRKGKRKTVANKKKVTK; encoded by the coding sequence ATGGCACGTATTGCAGGTGTTGATATTCCAGACAAGAAGCGTGGCGAAATCGCGCTGACATACATCTACGGCATTGGCCGCAGCCGGGCAAAGAAAATCTTGACCGATGCAGGTATCAATGTTGACAAAAAAGCCAGCGAGTGGTCGGATGAAGAAGCTAGCGCCGTGCGTAATGCGATCTCAAACGAGTACAAGGTAGAAGGTCAGCTACGTTCTGAAGTTCAGTTGAGCATCAAACGCTTGATGGACATTGGTTGCTACCGGGGCCTACGCCACCGGAAAGGCTTGCCCGTTCGTGGTCAGCATACGAAAAACAACTCCCGAACTCGTAAGGGTAAACGGAAGACTGTTGCTAACAAGAAGAAAGTCACCAAATAA
- the ykgO gene encoding type B 50S ribosomal protein L36, protein MKVKASIKKRSEDCIVIRRKGKLYVINKKNPRYKQRQG, encoded by the coding sequence ATGAAAGTTAAAGCGTCCATCAAGAAGCGCAGCGAAGACTGCATCGTGATCCGTCGGAAAGGAAAGCTGTACGTGATCAACAAGAAGAATCCCCGTTATAAACAAAGACAAGGCTAA
- the infA gene encoding translation initiation factor IF-1, with amino-acid sequence MAKQNSIEQDGVILEALSNAMFRVELANKHEVIAHISGKMRMNYIKILPGDRVKLEMSPYDLSKARIVYRYK; translated from the coding sequence ATGGCAAAGCAGAATTCTATAGAACAGGATGGTGTGATTTTGGAGGCATTATCAAATGCAATGTTCCGGGTCGAACTGGCAAACAAGCACGAGGTAATCGCTCATATCTCTGGTAAAATGAGGATGAACTACATCAAAATTTTACCAGGAGATCGCGTGAAACTGGAAATGTCGCCTTATGATTTAAGTAAGGCACGGATTGTGTACCGATACAAATGA